One segment of Bradyrhizobium sp. WD16 DNA contains the following:
- a CDS encoding M23 family metallopeptidase, which yields MSYRPNHHPDHHPHHHPREQVRPQLRRQPLLRQPPAGRTGYTFAHAGRQVRIGPVVFWIVVGTITVMGLWSAATATYFAFRDDVLTRLIARQANMQYAYEDRIAELRARLDRTTSRQMLDQEQFDRKLEQITRRQQALESRASAMNQLPDVAATGSIRPAAKNISDTAPSATPKPSPISDTVTFVAPPDREARLEPRVPAPAAPQPTQYAKLQGLDSTLSRLQTSLDQVETRQIATLNAVEDQYETRMRRMRGVFSDLGLDVGQMEGAASVRGVGGPFVPLKPPRDADSFARQIYRINVTRAEMERLNRTLALVPYRKPVLGEVEFSSGFGVRSDPFLGRPAMHTGLDFRASMGDPVRATANGRVETAGWSGGYGRMIEINHGNGLSTRYGHLSEIKVKVGDAIKIGQIIGAVGSTGRSTGPHLHYETRIEGEAVDPQKFLRAGVRLSAG from the coding sequence ATGTCCTACCGACCCAATCACCACCCCGATCATCATCCCCACCATCACCCCCGCGAACAGGTCCGGCCTCAGCTGCGCCGTCAGCCGCTGCTGCGCCAGCCTCCGGCCGGACGCACCGGCTACACCTTTGCCCATGCCGGACGTCAGGTGCGGATCGGGCCGGTGGTGTTCTGGATCGTGGTCGGCACGATTACCGTCATGGGACTGTGGTCGGCGGCCACGGCGACCTATTTCGCCTTTCGCGATGACGTCCTGACCCGGCTGATCGCCCGCCAGGCAAACATGCAATACGCCTACGAGGATCGTATCGCCGAACTGCGGGCACGGCTCGACCGTACCACCAGCCGCCAGATGCTCGACCAGGAACAGTTCGATCGCAAGCTCGAGCAGATCACACGTCGCCAGCAGGCGTTGGAATCGCGCGCCTCGGCCATGAACCAGCTGCCGGATGTGGCGGCGACCGGTTCGATCCGTCCCGCCGCCAAGAACATCAGCGACACGGCGCCGAGCGCCACGCCCAAGCCCTCCCCGATCAGCGACACCGTGACCTTCGTCGCGCCACCCGATCGCGAGGCGAGACTGGAGCCGCGGGTACCGGCCCCGGCGGCTCCCCAGCCGACCCAATACGCCAAGCTGCAGGGCCTCGATTCGACGTTGAGCCGGCTGCAGACGTCGCTCGACCAGGTCGAGACCCGGCAGATCGCCACGCTGAATGCCGTCGAGGATCAATATGAAACCCGGATGCGCCGCATGCGCGGGGTGTTCAGCGATCTCGGCCTCGACGTCGGCCAGATGGAGGGGGCCGCGTCGGTTCGAGGCGTCGGCGGGCCGTTCGTGCCGCTCAAGCCGCCGCGCGATGCCGACAGCTTCGCGCGTCAGATCTATCGCATCAACGTGACCCGCGCCGAGATGGAGCGGCTGAACCGCACCCTGGCGCTGGTGCCGTATCGCAAGCCGGTGCTGGGCGAGGTCGAATTCTCATCGGGATTTGGTGTCCGAAGCGATCCCTTCCTCGGTCGCCCCGCCATGCATACCGGGCTCGATTTCCGTGCCTCCATGGGCGATCCGGTGCGCGCCACCGCCAATGGACGGGTCGAGACCGCGGGCTGGAGCGGCGGTTACGGCCGGATGATCGAAATCAACCACGGCAATGGCCTGTCCACCCGCTACGGCCATCTCTCGGAGATCAAGGTCAAGGTCGGCGATGCGATCAAGATCGGCCAGATCATCGGCGCCGTCGGTTCGACCGGGCGCTCGACCGGCCCGCATCTCCATTATGAAACGCGCATCGAGGGGGAAGCGGTCGATCCCCAGAAGTTCCTGCGCGCCGGGGTGCGGCTGTCGGCCGGCTGA
- a CDS encoding DUF3971 domain-containing protein produces the protein MPGHERSSPFDARRSAGHHPQRQPRQHQGVMAANEPTTARTPRIESGASDREHGGWHHEDDAAACARARRLLKSRGGSWLTHLGEGMGAIGHAVASARRLRAAVAVLATLLVLFGSGFAVLWWRLGTGPINLDLLTPWLVSAIEDNLGNEHTVEVGGTQIERAGHIRIAVRIRDIVVRDRARAIVASAPKAEVRISTLALLMGRLRAQSLNLVGAELSVRITPDGAVIVSTGESARPLATGVTTAGGTLGAPPPAEAGQSAPQPQTTPPDATVSPPQDAAGASRPSGGRSGMEGVLAGLDWLDGLSRTGLDGENLDEIGLKNGNLIVDDQRNGSRLKFQNISLSLRRPSGGGIAVSLAEEGKNAWSLKAVVGPASDGVRALELSADNAPVRNIILALRLKDLHYTADLPLSGSVRGEIGRDGLPTFMTGKVSLGAGQVIDLDTPDYPMDIDAAELSIDWDASRRVMVAPFQVVSGANRVTLLANMEPPNDAVPNWQLTLSGGTILFGPQKPGDEPLIFNRIAVRFRFDTDNRRVLLTQADFSNGEISIAGSGTIDYTGEPRLMLGLAGTPMPASALKRIWPIIIVPEVREWIIERVDKGTLQRMEIAVNSPVRNLSRSGPPIPDDGLAINFVASNVAMHPVDEIPGFHDADLKARVTGRTATINIGQGLVDTPAGRRLTISDLVFEIPDFVPKPPPARVRFRIDGPVPAAAEILASDRLREFSGVPIDPNGSKGTISAQVLLGLPIKNQLSKADTTYSINVDIAGFAADKLVMNQKLEANALKIVANNQGYQVKGDVKIAGQPASVDYRKSTDGGDADVKLQATLDDAGRARLGVDLGPAVSGNIPVKVNGKIGASDHDNKLGIEADLTAARIDNMLPGWVKAPGKAGRVVFNAVQKPQSTRLEDIVIDGGGAQIKGSLELDPNGDVLNANFPVYSPSEGDKATLKAERGTDGSLKVSMRGDVFDARNFIKSALSGKDADKSKTKAFDFDLDLKMGAVAGNLGEALRGVDLKLSRRAGVIKAFQLAGKVGRDAPLTGDIRGRNQGREVVYLETGDAGALFRFADIYSNMYGGKMWVAMDPPASDGSAQDGLLNIRDFSVKGEAALDRVVANDQQAGGKGVSFTHMRAEFTRQAGQLSIKDGIVHGPTVGATIEGSINYPANQVRMSGTFVPMYALNNMFGQIPIVGLVLGGGSNEGLIGITYEVVGTPGKPVLRVNPISAIAPGLLRKIFDFGTGRQATPNDNYPAPNN, from the coding sequence ATGCCGGGTCACGAGCGTTCGTCTCCATTCGACGCTCGTCGTTCGGCGGGGCACCACCCTCAACGACAGCCGCGCCAGCACCAAGGGGTCATGGCAGCAAACGAGCCGACCACGGCGCGGACGCCGCGCATCGAATCCGGTGCGTCCGACCGCGAGCACGGCGGCTGGCATCATGAGGACGATGCAGCCGCGTGCGCCCGTGCGCGGCGGTTGCTCAAGAGCCGCGGCGGATCGTGGCTGACGCATCTCGGCGAGGGGATGGGCGCGATCGGTCACGCCGTGGCGAGTGCGCGGCGCCTGCGCGCCGCCGTCGCCGTCCTGGCCACCCTGCTGGTGCTGTTTGGCTCGGGCTTCGCCGTGTTGTGGTGGCGTCTCGGCACCGGCCCGATCAATCTCGATCTCCTCACCCCCTGGCTGGTCAGCGCCATCGAGGACAATCTCGGCAACGAACACACGGTCGAGGTGGGCGGTACCCAGATCGAGCGGGCCGGGCACATCCGGATCGCGGTGCGAATTCGCGATATCGTGGTGCGCGATCGCGCCCGCGCCATCGTCGCCAGCGCGCCCAAGGCTGAAGTGCGGATTTCGACCCTGGCGCTGCTGATGGGGCGGCTGCGCGCCCAGAGCCTCAATCTCGTCGGTGCCGAGCTGTCGGTGCGGATCACCCCGGACGGTGCGGTGATCGTGTCCACCGGCGAGAGCGCCCGTCCGCTCGCCACCGGGGTCACCACGGCGGGCGGCACGCTCGGGGCGCCGCCGCCGGCCGAGGCCGGGCAGTCGGCACCGCAGCCGCAAACGACGCCCCCCGACGCAACGGTCTCGCCGCCGCAGGATGCGGCGGGCGCGAGCCGTCCGAGCGGCGGGCGCAGCGGCATGGAAGGAGTGCTGGCCGGACTGGATTGGCTGGACGGCCTCAGCAGGACCGGGCTCGACGGCGAGAATCTCGACGAGATCGGCCTGAAGAACGGCAACCTGATCGTCGACGACCAGCGCAACGGCAGCCGTCTCAAGTTCCAGAACATCAGCCTCAGCCTGCGCCGGCCGAGCGGTGGCGGCATTGCCGTGAGCCTCGCGGAAGAGGGCAAGAATGCCTGGTCGCTGAAGGCCGTGGTCGGGCCGGCCAGCGACGGCGTGCGCGCGCTCGAATTGAGCGCGGACAATGCGCCGGTCCGCAACATCATCCTGGCGCTTCGGCTGAAGGATCTGCACTACACCGCCGATCTGCCGCTGAGCGGATCCGTGCGGGGTGAAATCGGCCGCGATGGACTGCCGACCTTCATGACCGGCAAAGTCTCGCTGGGCGCGGGCCAGGTCATTGATCTCGATACGCCCGATTATCCCATGGACATCGACGCAGCGGAGCTCAGCATCGATTGGGATGCCAGCCGTCGCGTCATGGTGGCGCCGTTCCAGGTGGTGTCCGGCGCCAACCGGGTGACGCTGCTCGCCAACATGGAGCCGCCCAATGATGCGGTGCCGAACTGGCAATTGACCCTGAGCGGGGGCACCATCCTGTTCGGCCCGCAAAAGCCCGGCGACGAGCCGCTGATCTTCAACCGCATCGCCGTGCGCTTCCGTTTCGACACCGACAACCGGCGTGTCCTGCTCACCCAGGCCGATTTCAGCAACGGCGAGATCAGCATCGCCGGTTCGGGGACGATCGACTACACGGGCGAACCGCGGCTGATGCTCGGCCTCGCCGGCACGCCGATGCCGGCGTCGGCGCTCAAGCGCATCTGGCCGATCATCATCGTGCCGGAAGTGCGCGAATGGATCATCGAGCGGGTCGACAAGGGCACGCTGCAGCGCATGGAAATCGCCGTCAACTCGCCGGTGCGGAATTTGTCGCGCAGCGGGCCGCCGATCCCGGACGACGGACTTGCGATCAATTTCGTCGCCAGCAACGTGGCGATGCATCCGGTCGATGAGATTCCCGGCTTTCATGACGCCGATCTGAAGGCGCGCGTCACCGGGCGTACTGCCACGATCAATATCGGCCAGGGGCTCGTCGACACGCCTGCCGGGCGGCGGCTGACGATCTCGGATCTCGTCTTCGAGATTCCCGACTTTGTGCCCAAGCCGCCGCCGGCGCGGGTGCGTTTCCGGATCGACGGTCCGGTCCCGGCCGCGGCCGAAATCCTCGCTTCGGATCGCCTGAGGGAGTTCAGCGGCGTGCCGATCGATCCCAATGGGAGCAAGGGCACCATCTCGGCGCAGGTGCTGCTCGGCCTGCCGATCAAGAACCAGCTCTCGAAGGCCGACACGACGTATTCCATCAACGTCGACATCGCCGGATTCGCGGCCGACAAGCTGGTGATGAACCAGAAGCTGGAGGCGAACGCCCTCAAGATCGTCGCCAACAACCAGGGCTACCAGGTCAAGGGCGACGTCAAGATCGCCGGCCAGCCGGCCAGCGTCGACTACCGCAAGTCGACGGACGGCGGCGACGCCGACGTGAAACTGCAGGCAACGCTCGACGATGCCGGCCGGGCCCGGCTCGGAGTCGATCTCGGCCCGGCGGTCAGCGGCAACATCCCGGTCAAGGTCAACGGCAAGATCGGCGCTTCCGACCACGACAACAAGCTTGGCATCGAGGCCGATCTCACCGCCGCGCGCATCGACAACATGCTGCCGGGCTGGGTGAAGGCCCCGGGCAAGGCCGGGCGTGTGGTGTTCAATGCGGTGCAAAAGCCCCAGTCGACCCGGTTGGAGGATATCGTCATCGACGGCGGCGGCGCGCAGATCAAGGGCTCGCTCGAACTCGATCCGAACGGCGACGTGCTCAACGCCAATTTCCCGGTGTATTCGCCGTCCGAAGGCGACAAGGCGACACTGAAGGCCGAGCGTGGCACCGATGGCTCGCTCAAGGTGTCGATGCGCGGCGACGTGTTCGACGCCCGCAACTTCATCAAGTCGGCACTGTCGGGCAAGGATGCCGACAAGAGCAAGACCAAGGCCTTCGACTTCGACCTCGACCTGAAGATGGGGGCGGTGGCCGGCAATCTCGGCGAGGCGCTGCGCGGCGTCGACCTCAAGCTGTCGCGCCGCGCCGGCGTCATCAAGGCCTTCCAGCTGGCCGGCAAGGTCGGCCGCGATGCGCCGCTGACCGGCGACATTCGCGGCCGCAACCAGGGGCGCGAGGTCGTCTATCTCGAGACCGGCGACGCCGGGGCACTGTTCCGCTTCGCCGACATCTACAGCAACATGTATGGCGGCAAGATGTGGGTGGCGATGGATCCGCCGGCCTCGGACGGCTCGGCCCAGGACGGACTGCTCAATATCCGTGACTTCTCGGTCAAGGGCGAGGCGGCGCTCGACCGCGTCGTCGCCAACGACCAGCAGGCGGGCGGCAAAGGTGTCAGCTTCACGCACATGCGGGCCGAATTCACCCGGCAGGCCGGTCAGCTCTCGATCAAGGACGGTATCGTCCATGGTCCGACGGTGGGCGCCACCATCGAAGGCAGCATCAATTATCCGGCCAACCAGGTCCGCATGAGCGGCACCTTCGTGCCGATGTACGCGCTGAACAACATGTTCGGCCAGATCCCGATCGTCGGTCTCGTGCTCGGCGGCGGCAGCAACGAAGGCCTGATCGGCATCACCTATGAAGTGGTGGGCACGCCCGGCAAGCCGGTGCTGCGCGTCAACCCGATCTCGGCGATCGCGCCCGGTCTGCTGCGCAAGATCTTCGACTTCGGCACCGGTCGCCAGGCCACTCCGAACGACAACTATCCGGCGCCCAACAACTGA
- a CDS encoding peroxiredoxin yields MTSGRAKPAAKVAAKVAKTSRTTRGAKATRATKKPIDQAAEKPAAGKSILAAPPKPAERPAPAAVEAVRPKPRSAAASPEPSKVPVEAVAAASAEGLVPGGPAPDFDLPRDGGGRACLKDFAGRKLVLFFYPRASTPGCTKEAMDFTRLKADFESSGADAIGISADSIKAQDSFRNKYMLKIPLISDENQEMLKAYGAWGEKSMYGRTFLGIIRTTVLVDAKGRIARIWRHVKVDGHADEVLAAARSL; encoded by the coding sequence GTGACCTCCGGCCGCGCCAAACCCGCCGCCAAGGTCGCCGCCAAGGTCGCCAAGACATCAAGGACAACCAGGGGCGCAAAGGCAACCAGGGCAACCAAGAAGCCCATCGACCAAGCCGCAGAAAAGCCCGCAGCCGGCAAGTCCATCCTCGCGGCGCCGCCCAAGCCGGCCGAGCGCCCTGCGCCCGCGGCCGTCGAAGCCGTCAGGCCCAAGCCTCGTTCCGCCGCCGCCTCTCCCGAGCCGTCCAAGGTGCCGGTCGAGGCGGTAGCGGCAGCCAGCGCCGAGGGCCTGGTGCCCGGCGGACCCGCCCCCGACTTCGACCTGCCGCGTGACGGCGGCGGCCGCGCTTGCCTCAAGGACTTCGCCGGACGCAAGCTGGTCCTGTTCTTCTACCCGCGCGCAAGCACCCCGGGCTGCACCAAGGAGGCGATGGATTTCACCCGCCTGAAGGCGGACTTCGAATCCTCGGGGGCCGACGCGATCGGCATCTCAGCCGACTCGATAAAGGCGCAAGACTCATTTCGAAACAAATACATGCTGAAGATTCCTCTCATCTCGGATGAAAATCAGGAGATGCTCAAGGCCTATGGCGCCTGGGGCGAAAAATCGATGTATGGCAGGACGTTCCTCGGGATTATTCGCACAACGGTTCTGGTTGACGCCAAGGGCCGTATTGCCCGCATCTGGCGCCACGTTAAAGTGGATGGCCACGCCGATGAGGTCCTTGCCGCCGCCCGCTCGCTCTGA